A single genomic interval of Amblyraja radiata isolate CabotCenter1 chromosome 3, sAmbRad1.1.pri, whole genome shotgun sequence harbors:
- the LOC116971177 gene encoding coronin-2A-like isoform X1, which yields MSWRPSYHSSKFRHVYGKPANKDNCYDGISITRSVQDNYFCSVNPKFIAVVTECAGGGAFYVLPISQTGKIDPHQPKVCGHKGNVLDIKWNPFDDYVIASSSEDSTVKIWDIPKHGVTKNITTSKQDLQSHTRRVGIIEWHPTARDILFTAGYDYRIIIWNLSSGESLISNPVRILDCHKDAILSMSFNTNGSHLVTSCKDKRIRVIDSHTGKVLQESNHLAHRAIKVVHLGNLKMILSVGYSKWNNRQIVLWDQDNIAVPLREEELDGSLGVLFPFYDPDTYMLYLAGKGEGNIRYYQLTSEKPYLHFLMDFRSSLPQKGMGIMPKRGLNVTACEVFRFYKLVTIKGLIEPVSMIVPRRSDSYQDDIYPLTAGAQPAMTAQEWLNGFNKDPILVSLKPGSNNQQCITKNKSNDLCKLPDFIRRDHVAMNAIQQKQEQTNTEKVQEQKRNYISNGYDLSEGPPPKTENELLQMFYRQQEEIRKLRETLAQKEVRVKQLELEIKNVRFSSIDY from the exons ATGTCATGGCGGCCCTCCTACCACAGCTCCAAATTCCGCCACGTCTACGGGAAGCCCGCCAATAAGGACAATTGCTACGATGGGATTTCCATCACCAGGAGCGTTCAAGACAACTATTTCTGTTCCGTAAACCCAAAGTTCATCGCTGTTGTGACCGagtgtgcaggaggaggagctttCTATGTCTTACCTATCAGCCAG ACAGGAAAGATCGATCCACATCAGCCAAAGGTCTGTGGTCACAAAGGAAATGTGTTGGACATCAAATGGAATCCATTTGACGACTACGTCATTGCTTCTAGTTCAGAGGACAGCACG GTTAAGATATGGGACATTCCGAAACACGGCGTCACCAAAAACATAACTACTTCAAAACAAGACCTCCAATCCCATACACGAAGAGTGGGGATTATTGAATGGCACCCGACCGCCAGGGACATCTTGTTCACTGCTGGATACGATTACCGG ATAATAATCTGGAACCTGAGTTCAGGAGAGTCGCTGATCAGCAACCCAGTGAGAATCCTGGATTGCCACAAGGATGCAATTCTCTCCATGTCCTTCAACACCAATGGCAGCCACTTGGTGACTTCGTGCAAGGATAAGAGGATTCGAGTCATTGACAGTCACACAGGGAAGGTTTTACAG GAATCCAACCACTTGGCCCACAGGGCCATCAAGGTCGTGCACCTGGGCAATTTGAAAATGATCCTGTCGGTGGGATATTCCAAGTGGAACAATCGGCAAATCGTTCTCTGGGATCAG GACAACATAGCTGTGCCTTTACGGGAGGAGGAATTGGATGGATCTCTGGGAGTGCTCTTTCCGTTCTATGATCCAGACACCTACATGCTTTACCTGGCAGGGAAG GGTGAAGGCAATATCCGATACTACCAACTGACCTCCGAGAAACCGTACCTTCACTTCTTGATGGATTTTCGCTCTTCATTACCTCAGAAAGGAATGG GTATAATGCCAAAGAGGGGCCTGAACGTCACTGCCTGCGAAGTCTTCAGGTTCTACAAGTTGGTGACAATCAAGGGCCTCATCGAGCCTGTCTCCATGATTGTCCCGAGGCGG TCAGATTCATACCAAGATGATATCTACCCACTGACTGCTGGAGCACAGCCAGCAATGACTGCGCAGGAGTGGCTAAATGGATTCAACAAAG ATCCCATACTCGTATCTTTAAAGCCCGGTTCTAACAACCAGCAGTGTATTACCAAGAATAAAAGCAATGATCTGTGCAAGCTGCCTGACTTCATTAGAAGAGATCACGTGGCGATGAATGCAATCCAGCAAAAGCAGGAGCAAACGAATACAGAGAAAGTACAAGAGCAGAAGAGGAATTATATATCAAATGGGTACGATCTGTCAGAGGGTCCACCCCCTAAAACGGAGAATGAG CTTCTGCAGATGTTTTACCGACAGCAGGAGGAGATTCGGAAACTACGGGAGACGCTGGCACAGAAGGAAGTCCGGGTGAAGCAGCTCGAATTGGAGATAAAAAACGTCCGTTTCAGTTCCATTGATTATTGA
- the LOC116971177 gene encoding coronin-2A-like isoform X2, whose protein sequence is MSWRPSYHSSKFRHVYGKPANKDNCYDGISITRSVQDNYFCSVNPKFIAVVTECAGGGAFYVLPISQTGKIDPHQPKVCGHKGNVLDIKWNPFDDYVIASSSEDSTVKIWDIPKHGVTKNITTSKQDLQSHTRRVGIIEWHPTARDILFTAGYDYRIIIWNLSSGESLISNPVRILDCHKDAILSMSFNTNGSHLVTSCKDKRIRVIDSHTGKVLQESNHLAHRAIKVVHLGNLKMILSVGYSKWNNRQIVLWDQDNIAVPLREEELDGSLGVLFPFYDPDTYMLYLAGKGEGNIRYYQLTSEKPYLHFLMDFRSSLPQKGMGIMPKRGLNVTACEVFRFYKLVTIKGLIEPVSMIVPRRSDSYQDDIYPLTAGAQPAMTAQEWLNGFNKASADVLPTAGGDSETTGDAGTEGSPGEAARIGDKKRPFQFH, encoded by the exons ATGTCATGGCGGCCCTCCTACCACAGCTCCAAATTCCGCCACGTCTACGGGAAGCCCGCCAATAAGGACAATTGCTACGATGGGATTTCCATCACCAGGAGCGTTCAAGACAACTATTTCTGTTCCGTAAACCCAAAGTTCATCGCTGTTGTGACCGagtgtgcaggaggaggagctttCTATGTCTTACCTATCAGCCAG ACAGGAAAGATCGATCCACATCAGCCAAAGGTCTGTGGTCACAAAGGAAATGTGTTGGACATCAAATGGAATCCATTTGACGACTACGTCATTGCTTCTAGTTCAGAGGACAGCACG GTTAAGATATGGGACATTCCGAAACACGGCGTCACCAAAAACATAACTACTTCAAAACAAGACCTCCAATCCCATACACGAAGAGTGGGGATTATTGAATGGCACCCGACCGCCAGGGACATCTTGTTCACTGCTGGATACGATTACCGG ATAATAATCTGGAACCTGAGTTCAGGAGAGTCGCTGATCAGCAACCCAGTGAGAATCCTGGATTGCCACAAGGATGCAATTCTCTCCATGTCCTTCAACACCAATGGCAGCCACTTGGTGACTTCGTGCAAGGATAAGAGGATTCGAGTCATTGACAGTCACACAGGGAAGGTTTTACAG GAATCCAACCACTTGGCCCACAGGGCCATCAAGGTCGTGCACCTGGGCAATTTGAAAATGATCCTGTCGGTGGGATATTCCAAGTGGAACAATCGGCAAATCGTTCTCTGGGATCAG GACAACATAGCTGTGCCTTTACGGGAGGAGGAATTGGATGGATCTCTGGGAGTGCTCTTTCCGTTCTATGATCCAGACACCTACATGCTTTACCTGGCAGGGAAG GGTGAAGGCAATATCCGATACTACCAACTGACCTCCGAGAAACCGTACCTTCACTTCTTGATGGATTTTCGCTCTTCATTACCTCAGAAAGGAATGG GTATAATGCCAAAGAGGGGCCTGAACGTCACTGCCTGCGAAGTCTTCAGGTTCTACAAGTTGGTGACAATCAAGGGCCTCATCGAGCCTGTCTCCATGATTGTCCCGAGGCGG TCAGATTCATACCAAGATGATATCTACCCACTGACTGCTGGAGCACAGCCAGCAATGACTGCGCAGGAGTGGCTAAATGGATTCAACAAAG CTTCTGCAGATGTTTTACCGACAGCAGGAGGAGATTCGGAAACTACGGGAGACGCTGGCACAGAAGGAAGTCCGGGTGAAGCAGCTCGAATTGGAGATAAAAAACGTCCGTTTCAGTTCCATTGA